From Candidatus Omnitrophota bacterium, one genomic window encodes:
- the rfbB gene encoding dTDP-glucose 4,6-dehydratase, with protein sequence MKRLLVTGGAGFIGSNFIRYMISKYPDYRIVNLDKLTYCGNLENLKDIEKHKNYKFIKGDITDKALVEKLAGESDIIINFAAESHVDRSIMDPGVFVTTNVFGTYTLLEAAKKAGVELFCQISTDEVYGSVESGSSGEDDPLEPNSPYSATKAAADLLARSYFVTFKLPVIITRSSNNFGPYQYPEKVIPLFITNLTAGKKVPLYADGMNKRDWLYVVDNCEAIDLVLHKGKIGEIYNIGIGGETTNLELTRMLLDVLGRDESYIEFVKDRPGHDKRYALDVSKLKALGWKPRHEFKTALELTVGWYKDNEAWWHRLAKCRKDIKY encoded by the coding sequence ATGAAGAGGTTGCTTGTAACAGGGGGCGCGGGATTCATAGGCTCCAATTTTATCAGGTATATGATCAGTAAGTATCCGGATTACCGGATCGTGAACCTGGACAAGCTTACATACTGCGGCAACCTCGAGAACCTGAAAGATATAGAAAAGCACAAGAATTATAAGTTTATAAAAGGCGATATCACCGATAAGGCGCTCGTCGAGAAACTTGCCGGAGAGTCCGACATTATCATCAACTTTGCCGCCGAGAGCCATGTCGACAGGTCCATCATGGATCCTGGTGTATTCGTCACAACCAATGTCTTCGGAACTTATACGCTCCTGGAGGCCGCGAAGAAGGCAGGCGTAGAGCTATTTTGTCAAATATCAACGGATGAAGTCTACGGCAGCGTCGAGAGCGGATCGTCCGGAGAAGATGATCCGTTGGAACCCAATAGCCCGTACTCCGCCACCAAGGCCGCCGCCGACCTCTTAGCGAGGTCTTATTTCGTTACGTTTAAACTGCCTGTGATAATAACCCGAAGCTCAAATAATTTCGGGCCATACCAGTATCCCGAGAAGGTCATCCCGTTATTCATTACGAATCTGACGGCCGGGAAGAAAGTCCCGCTTTATGCCGACGGGATGAATAAGAGAGATTGGCTCTACGTTGTCGATAACTGCGAAGCGATCGACTTGGTGCTGCATAAAGGTAAGATAGGCGAAATTTACAATATAGGTATCGGCGGCGAAACTACCAATCTGGAGCTTACACGGATGCTGCTGGATGTCCTGGGTAGAGATGAAAGCTATATAGAGTTTGTGAAGGACAGGCCGGGCCATGATAAGCGATACGCTCTCGATGTGTCCAAGCTTAAGGCGCTTGGCTGGAAACCGCGTCATGAATTTAAGACTGCGCTCGAATTAACCGTCGGGTGGTATAAAGATAACGAGGCCTGGTGGCACAGGCTGGCTAAATGTCGAAAAGATATAAAGTATTAA
- a CDS encoding sugar phosphate nucleotidyltransferase, giving the protein MKGVILAGGLGSRLAPLTKITNKHLLPIYCKPMIYYPIQTLVDAGITDILIVTGGTHAGEFLRLLGNGAKFGLTHINYTYQEGEGGIAQALGLAKHFADNDKIVVILGDNIIEKGIRKQVDEFRKQPRGARILLKKVSDPHRFGVVGFKGGKITSIVEKPRKPKSNYAVTGIYMYDERVFDIVKTLKPSRRGELEITDVNNAYLKRGELEHSILDGWWTDAGTFDSLLRANNLVAKASAKKCVL; this is encoded by the coding sequence TTGAAAGGTGTGATACTGGCCGGCGGGCTTGGCAGCAGGCTTGCCCCATTGACAAAAATTACGAACAAACATTTATTGCCGATCTATTGCAAGCCGATGATATATTATCCGATCCAGACGCTGGTGGATGCCGGCATAACGGATATACTGATCGTCACCGGGGGCACGCACGCGGGAGAGTTCCTTCGCCTTCTCGGTAACGGAGCGAAGTTCGGGCTTACGCATATTAATTATACATATCAGGAAGGTGAGGGAGGGATCGCGCAGGCCCTCGGGCTGGCAAAACATTTTGCCGATAATGACAAGATAGTTGTTATTCTTGGAGACAATATCATAGAAAAGGGCATAAGGAAGCAGGTAGATGAATTCAGGAAACAGCCGAGGGGCGCGAGGATACTCTTAAAGAAGGTCAGCGATCCCCATAGGTTCGGCGTGGTAGGTTTTAAGGGCGGTAAGATAACGTCGATCGTGGAGAAGCCGAGGAAACCGAAATCGAACTACGCGGTCACGGGCATCTATATGTACGACGAGCGGGTCTTCGATATAGTAAAGACACTTAAGCCGTCCCGCAGGGGCGAGCTTGAGATAACGGATGTCAATAATGCTTACCTTAAGAGAGGCGAACTCGAACACAGCATCCTTGACGGCTGGTGGACGGATGCGGGAACCTTCGATTCGCTGTTAAGGGCCAATAACCTCGTGGCGAAGGCGTCCGCGAAGAAATGCGTTTTATAA
- a CDS encoding dTDP-4-dehydrorhamnose 3,5-epimerase family protein: protein MIDGVKVKKLKVIPDDRGRLMEILRCDDPIFEKFGQVYMTTAFPGVVKAWHFHKKQDDNFTCISGKMRLALYDARKGSPTFGEVNDFEISLENPMLVHIPKEVYHGFKCISDIEAVVINNVTIPYNHKEADEYRMDAYDNDIPYDWRK from the coding sequence ATGATAGACGGCGTGAAAGTCAAAAAACTCAAAGTTATACCGGACGACCGCGGACGGCTGATGGAAATATTGAGATGCGATGATCCGATCTTCGAGAAGTTCGGGCAGGTCTATATGACTACCGCGTTCCCCGGAGTGGTGAAGGCGTGGCACTTCCATAAGAAGCAGGACGATAATTTCACGTGTATTTCAGGCAAGATGCGCCTCGCGCTCTATGACGCCAGAAAAGGTTCCCCGACATTCGGCGAAGTAAATGATTTTGAGATCAGCCTCGAAAATCCGATGCTCGTCCATATACCCAAGGAAGTTTATCATGGATTTAAATGCATAAGCGATATCGAGGCTGTTGTTATAAACAATGTTACGATACCATATAACCATAAAGAAGCCGATGAATACAGGATGGACGCTTATGATAATGATATACCTTATGACTGGAGGAAATAG
- a CDS encoding UDP-glucose/GDP-mannose dehydrogenase family protein: protein MNISIIGSGYVGLVTGACFAELGNNVICVDNDQAKIKKLKAGVMPIYEPGLSELVKRNVKQLRLSFTTDIRSAVKASEVIFIAVGTPPKDNGEADLTAVEHVSKEIALSMQSYKLVVEKSTVPVNTGEWVERTIRVFNKRGIKFDVASNPEFLREGTAIKDFMNPDRIVLGVKSRKAADILSSLYKPLKAPIVVTDIKSAEIIKHAANSFLAMKISFINAIANVCDMLNADVVEVAKGIGLDKRIGEKFLNAGLGFGGFCFPKDLSAFIRISEKAGYDFGLLKEVEKINEGQRSALMKKIENIIWNLPGKTVSVLGLSFKPDTDDLRYAPAIYIIEMLLRQSVKVKVYDPISMIKARLILGSRVKFCRDAYDAAKGSDCLVIATEWSEFKELDLKKVKRLMRQSVIVDGRNIYEPAEVRKLGFTYAGMGRR from the coding sequence ATGAATATCTCCATAATAGGATCAGGATATGTAGGGCTAGTTACAGGCGCATGTTTCGCTGAACTCGGTAATAATGTCATATGCGTAGACAATGACCAGGCCAAGATAAAAAAGCTTAAGGCCGGCGTGATGCCCATCTATGAGCCCGGCCTCTCCGAACTCGTTAAACGCAATGTCAAGCAGCTCCGGTTATCCTTCACTACCGATATAAGATCCGCGGTAAAGGCCTCAGAGGTAATATTCATAGCGGTTGGCACTCCCCCTAAAGATAACGGAGAGGCGGACCTTACAGCCGTCGAGCATGTCTCTAAAGAAATAGCCCTCTCGATGCAATCTTATAAACTTGTCGTGGAGAAGTCAACCGTCCCGGTAAATACCGGCGAATGGGTAGAGCGCACGATCAGGGTATTTAATAAACGCGGCATAAAGTTCGATGTCGCGTCCAATCCCGAATTCCTGAGAGAGGGAACCGCGATAAAAGATTTCATGAATCCCGACCGTATAGTCCTGGGTGTAAAATCCAGGAAGGCCGCGGATATATTGAGCTCGCTTTATAAGCCCCTGAAAGCGCCGATAGTCGTTACCGATATAAAGTCGGCGGAAATAATAAAGCATGCCGCCAATTCGTTCCTCGCGATGAAGATATCCTTTATAAACGCTATAGCCAACGTCTGCGATATGCTTAACGCCGATGTCGTCGAGGTGGCAAAGGGCATCGGCCTCGACAAGAGGATAGGAGAGAAATTCCTGAACGCCGGCCTCGGTTTCGGCGGGTTCTGTTTTCCTAAGGACCTTTCCGCCTTCATCAGGATATCGGAAAAAGCCGGCTACGACTTTGGTTTACTGAAAGAGGTTGAGAAGATAAATGAGGGCCAAAGATCGGCGCTGATGAAGAAGATAGAGAATATTATATGGAACCTTCCCGGCAAGACGGTGAGCGTGCTCGGCCTGTCGTTCAAACCTGATACTGACGACCTGCGTTATGCGCCGGCCATCTATATCATCGAGATGCTGCTCAGGCAAAGCGTAAAAGTGAAGGTGTACGACCCGATCTCGATGATAAAGGCCAGGCTGATATTGGGAAGCCGCGTAAAATTCTGCAGAGACGCCTACGACGCCGCGAAAGGCAGCGATTGCCTGGTGATAGCGACCGAGTGGAGCGAGTTTAAGGAGCTCGACCTGAAGAAGGTGAAGAGGCTGATGAGACAGAGCGTCATAGTCGACGGCAGAAATATCTATGAGCCGGCCGAGGTCCGTAAGCTTGGCTTTACGTATGCCGGGATGGGGAGAAGGTAG
- a CDS encoding sensor domain-containing diguanylate cyclase, translated as MFRLKSPHTVFIIYSLISASWLIAYPALVFICKVPPAGALAPVVLFNLLMASYLWYKNIAKDERLLRHQALNKIDDDKRRLSEERDHAVRFESGIKAKEAEIVNLYEITKKMSENLKFEDMFHVFSLFLKGNFMFRKCDLLLLDRVDENLRIGRAYSVWHEEPAGGVQVPAIKGEKLIELFTGGFKDVWLTRKENISALEELGVKDGAVETFVVLPLLSERKMVGMLAVENLPKEDLERFVILAMQFALEIKKVLLYETVEKLAVTDSLTGLYVRRYFYERLDEELQRSKKYSFEFAFIMVDIDDFKKCNDTYGHMVGDVVIKDIARIIKESVREIDIVGRYGGEEFVIALPETGINSARQVAERLRKKVEDRVFKAYDEKLKLTISVGLAIYPADASELNDIIDKADQALYKAKNSGKNVVCEYKR; from the coding sequence TTGTTCCGGTTAAAGTCTCCGCATACCGTTTTCATTATATATTCTCTGATATCGGCCTCCTGGCTGATAGCGTATCCTGCTCTGGTATTTATATGTAAAGTGCCCCCGGCGGGTGCTTTGGCCCCTGTCGTACTGTTTAATCTGCTCATGGCCTCTTACCTCTGGTACAAAAACATAGCTAAAGATGAAAGGCTTTTGCGGCATCAGGCGCTTAATAAAATCGACGACGACAAACGCAGGCTTTCCGAGGAACGCGACCATGCGGTGAGGTTCGAGAGCGGCATCAAAGCTAAAGAGGCCGAGATAGTCAACCTTTATGAGATAACTAAGAAGATGTCCGAGAACCTGAAGTTTGAGGATATGTTTCATGTCTTCAGCCTGTTTCTAAAAGGTAACTTCATGTTCAGAAAATGCGATCTCTTGCTGCTCGATCGCGTAGATGAGAACCTTCGTATCGGCAGGGCCTACAGCGTATGGCATGAAGAACCTGCCGGCGGCGTTCAAGTCCCCGCTATAAAAGGCGAAAAATTGATAGAATTATTTACGGGCGGATTCAAGGATGTGTGGCTCACAAGAAAAGAAAATATTTCCGCCCTTGAGGAGCTAGGAGTGAAAGACGGCGCCGTAGAAACGTTCGTCGTGCTGCCTCTCTTGAGCGAGCGCAAGATGGTGGGTATGCTTGCGGTGGAAAATCTTCCGAAGGAAGACCTGGAGCGGTTCGTTATACTTGCGATGCAATTCGCGCTGGAGATCAAGAAAGTGCTGCTATATGAGACTGTCGAAAAACTGGCCGTCACCGATTCCCTTACGGGCCTTTACGTCAGGCGGTATTTCTATGAAAGGCTCGACGAAGAGCTGCAGCGCTCAAAGAAATATAGTTTTGAGTTCGCGTTCATAATGGTGGATATAGATGATTTTAAAAAGTGCAACGATACCTACGGGCATATGGTGGGCGATGTGGTCATAAAAGATATAGCCCGTATAATAAAAGAGAGCGTCAGGGAAATAGATATAGTGGGGCGTTACGGAGGAGAGGAGTTCGTGATAGCCCTGCCCGAAACCGGGATCAACAGCGCTCGCCAGGTGGCCGAGAGGTTGCGAAAAAAAGTGGAAGACAGGGTTTTTAAAGCGTACGATGAAAAGCTAAAACTGACGATAAGCGTGGGCCTTGCCATATACCCCGCTGACGCCTCCGAGCTGAACGATATAATAGATAAGGCGGACCAGGCGCTTTACAAAGCAAAAAATTCAGGTAAAAATGTTGTGTGTGAATATAAAAGATAG
- a CDS encoding sensor domain-containing diguanylate cyclase: MMISSRARSIFSALSVISFFISVYFCWILSSRPLDISPLHITLTATAISSFNIAILCAWIGFGMTGGVSLTISSCLFVLLLAFRMRYHGYNAYALTFFATAWIGYLFASSRNRLDQLYVLRSESSREEMNILANEVKEKNKGIKVIEEKLIRYSALKNVTESLSAVLSLDSIIGMIIEKTLKTLGKSGRVLLFLVNQERQELMLSASSGKNYPVVKAKKGDAFDHWILRYRKPLIIEDVTKDFRFPAEGIDGARGVFRSLIAAPLVSENKVIGVLRMDNPHEFAYIQDDLRLIDIIANLGAVAIQNSILYSRTQELAIKDSLTGLKVRRFFIDSLHREVRRASRKREQLSLLILDIDHFKDYNDKYGHSSGDLVLKFIANTISDLLDDPDVAGRYGGEEIAVLLWRKGKKEAHLKAEKIRQQVKDRSLTLREHEANVTVSIGVSTYPEDAVTEEELIRIADARLYKAKADGRDKVCSG; the protein is encoded by the coding sequence ATGATGATATCTTCCCGCGCCAGATCGATCTTTTCCGCCTTATCCGTAATCTCATTTTTTATATCAGTTTATTTCTGCTGGATATTATCTTCAAGGCCGCTGGATATCTCTCCGCTTCATATAACCCTGACCGCTACCGCCATCTCCAGTTTCAATATCGCCATATTGTGCGCCTGGATAGGATTCGGAATGACGGGCGGGGTTTCTCTGACCATATCTTCCTGCCTATTTGTCTTATTGCTGGCTTTTCGGATGCGCTATCATGGTTACAATGCTTACGCCTTGACGTTCTTCGCGACCGCCTGGATAGGTTATCTCTTCGCAAGCTCCAGAAACAGGCTGGACCAGTTATATGTTTTGAGATCGGAAAGCTCCAGAGAAGAGATGAATATCCTGGCAAACGAAGTGAAAGAAAAAAATAAAGGGATAAAGGTAATAGAGGAGAAGCTTATCAGGTATTCCGCCCTGAAAAATGTCACCGAGAGCCTGAGCGCGGTGCTCTCTTTGGACAGCATAATCGGAATGATAATAGAGAAGACATTGAAGACTCTGGGGAAGAGCGGGAGGGTGCTCTTATTTCTGGTGAACCAGGAGAGACAGGAGCTGATGCTTTCAGCGTCCAGCGGCAAGAATTATCCGGTCGTAAAAGCGAAGAAAGGGGATGCCTTCGATCATTGGATCTTAAGATACAGGAAGCCCCTCATAATAGAGGATGTTACTAAGGACTTTCGTTTTCCCGCCGAAGGCATTGATGGGGCCCGCGGTGTTTTCCGTTCTCTGATAGCGGCCCCGCTCGTAAGCGAGAATAAGGTGATAGGCGTTCTCAGGATGGATAATCCGCATGAGTTCGCGTATATTCAGGACGACCTGAGGCTTATCGATATCATAGCGAATCTCGGAGCGGTGGCCATACAAAATTCCATATTATATTCGAGAACCCAGGAACTTGCGATAAAGGACAGCCTTACGGGCCTGAAGGTGCGTCGTTTCTTTATCGACAGTTTACACAGGGAAGTGAGAAGGGCGTCCAGAAAGAGAGAGCAGCTTTCCCTGCTTATCCTGGATATAGACCACTTTAAGGATTACAACGACAAATATGGGCATTCCTCCGGAGACCTTGTCCTGAAGTTTATAGCTAATACTATAAGCGATCTGCTGGATGATCCGGATGTCGCGGGCCGTTACGGCGGTGAGGAGATAGCTGTGCTCCTGTGGAGGAAAGGTAAAAAAGAAGCGCACTTGAAGGCCGAAAAGATCCGGCAGCAGGTAAAGGATAGGTCTCTTACATTAAGGGAGCATGAAGCAAATGTCACGGTTTCCATAGGTGTGTCGACATATCCGGAAGATGCTGTTACCGAAGAAGAGCTTATAAGGATAGCGGACGCCAGGCTTTATAAAGCGAAGGCGGATGGGAGGGATAAGGTTTGTTCCGGTTAA
- the ugpC gene encoding sn-glycerol-3-phosphate ABC transporter ATP-binding protein UgpC: MAQVSLNKVSKCYPGNIWAIKDINLGIENKEFVVFVGPSGCGKSTTLRIIAGLETATGGNVYIGNQLVNDIPPKDRNIAMVFQNYALYPHMDVYDNMAFGLKLRKYPAVEIEARVKEAATMLGIEQLLRRKPRELSGGQRQRVAVGRAIVRKPLVFLFDEPLSNLDAKMRVQMRTEIKKLHIRLQTTMIYVTHDQTEAMTMGDRIVVMKDGDIQQIADPITLYDKPVNKFVAGFIGTPPMNFVRGTIIKKDGRLYFNEGKFLVKIVDAMFKGLEPYIERELIFGIRPEDIYDKLFVSEAPQENTIKATCEIIEPMGSEAYLYLNTGKNQLIAKVGGHDKPAINSDMDVVFDMSKVHFFDKETDKTII, encoded by the coding sequence ATGGCACAAGTCAGCCTTAATAAGGTATCAAAGTGTTACCCTGGAAACATATGGGCTATTAAAGACATAAACCTGGGTATCGAAAATAAAGAGTTCGTCGTCTTCGTCGGCCCATCCGGGTGCGGCAAATCCACAACTTTAAGAATAATAGCGGGTCTGGAAACAGCCACTGGAGGAAATGTCTATATTGGCAACCAGCTGGTCAACGATATCCCGCCTAAAGACAGGAATATCGCCATGGTATTCCAGAATTATGCCCTCTATCCCCACATGGATGTTTACGATAACATGGCCTTCGGATTGAAACTCAGAAAGTATCCTGCCGTTGAGATCGAGGCCAGAGTCAAAGAAGCGGCCACGATGCTTGGCATCGAACAGCTTCTGCGCAGAAAGCCCCGCGAGCTCTCCGGCGGACAGCGCCAGCGCGTCGCGGTGGGGCGGGCCATAGTGAGAAAACCGCTCGTATTCCTGTTCGATGAGCCGCTCTCCAACCTTGACGCCAAGATGAGGGTCCAGATGAGGACCGAGATAAAGAAGCTGCATATCAGGCTGCAGACCACTATGATATATGTCACGCATGACCAGACGGAGGCGATGACGATGGGCGACAGGATCGTCGTTATGAAAGACGGCGATATACAGCAGATAGCCGATCCTATAACTCTTTACGACAAGCCTGTAAATAAGTTTGTGGCGGGTTTCATAGGCACGCCTCCGATGAATTTCGTCAGAGGCACAATAATAAAGAAGGACGGCAGGCTCTATTTTAACGAAGGAAAGTTTCTGGTCAAGATAGTGGACGCTATGTTCAAGGGACTTGAACCGTATATTGAAAGAGAGCTGATATTCGGAATAAGGCCGGAAGACATATATGATAAATTGTTTGTCTCCGAGGCCCCTCAGGAAAATACGATAAAAGCGACATGCGAGATCATAGAGCCTATGGGTTCGGAGGCCTATCTTTATCTCAATACCGGCAAGAACCAGCTGATCGCCAAGGTCGGCGGTCATGACAAGCCGGCCATAAACTCTGATATGGATGTGGTCTTTGACATGTCGAAGGTTCATTTTTTCGACAAGGAAACAGATAAGACCATAATCTAA
- the accD gene encoding acetyl-CoA carboxylase, carboxyltransferase subunit beta encodes MHLFPRKPKYTIVKVAKKRGDIPEDLWARCSDCNELIYKKKLDENMKVCHKCNYHFTLGAHERVKLLIDEGTFMEMDASLESLDPLSFEGPKTYKEKLKQDQGLTGLKDAVITGGGKLGGRDIILGVTDSRFIMGSMGSVVGERLTRAIEKATADKCPLIIVSGSGGGARMYEGMFSLMQMAKTSAALNRFDRAGGFFISVLTNPTMAGIMASFASLGDFIIAEPKALIGFTGPRVIEQTIRQKLPPGFQKSEFLLRHGLIDMIIHRKNMKESLSKLLSYF; translated from the coding sequence ATGCACTTATTCCCGAGAAAACCTAAATACACGATAGTGAAAGTCGCGAAGAAGAGGGGCGACATTCCCGAAGACCTCTGGGCCAGATGCTCGGATTGCAACGAGCTTATATATAAGAAAAAGCTGGACGAGAATATGAAAGTCTGCCATAAGTGCAATTACCATTTTACCCTCGGAGCGCATGAAAGGGTGAAGCTTCTTATAGATGAAGGTACCTTTATGGAGATGGATGCGAGCCTAGAATCGCTCGATCCGCTCTCATTCGAGGGCCCAAAGACGTATAAGGAGAAATTGAAACAAGATCAGGGCCTCACCGGACTCAAGGACGCGGTGATAACCGGCGGGGGCAAATTAGGCGGCCGCGATATAATCCTGGGAGTCACCGATTCAAGGTTCATAATGGGCTCCATGGGGTCTGTAGTGGGCGAGAGGCTTACGAGGGCTATCGAGAAAGCCACCGCGGATAAATGCCCGCTTATCATAGTCTCGGGATCGGGAGGCGGCGCCCGTATGTATGAAGGGATGTTCTCTCTGATGCAGATGGCGAAGACTTCAGCGGCGCTAAACCGTTTCGACCGCGCCGGCGGATTCTTCATCTCCGTATTGACCAATCCCACGATGGCCGGTATCATGGCGAGCTTTGCCTCTTTAGGCGATTTCATCATTGCGGAACCGAAGGCTTTAATAGGTTTCACCGGCCCCCGCGTGATAGAACAGACCATAAGGCAGAAGCTTCCCCCGGGCTTCCAGAAGTCGGAATTTTTATTAAGGCACGGCCTTATAGATATGATAATCCATAGAAAAAATATGAAAGAGTCGCTTTCCAAACTGCTGAGCTATTTCTGA
- a CDS encoding corrinoid protein: MHNEILEEIKAALMKGDRNGVVKATSQAFEQGIAVKEIINSALVAGMDVIGAKFKANEIFIPEVLISARAMHAGMAVLEPHFVKNGIKPIGKVLIGTVKGDLHDIGKNIVSMMLKGACFEIDDLGIDVSPQKFIDAARSKEIDIIAMSSLLTTSMNAMRDTINGLNTAGLRDKVKILVGGAPITQEFASSIGADGYARDAATAVDKAKELLKR, encoded by the coding sequence ATGCATAATGAGATCCTGGAAGAGATTAAAGCTGCTTTGATGAAAGGCGACCGTAACGGTGTTGTGAAGGCTACATCCCAGGCATTTGAGCAGGGTATAGCCGTAAAAGAGATAATCAATTCGGCCCTGGTAGCAGGGATGGATGTGATCGGCGCGAAATTCAAGGCCAATGAGATATTTATTCCCGAGGTACTGATATCGGCCAGGGCGATGCATGCCGGCATGGCGGTCCTGGAGCCGCATTTCGTGAAGAACGGCATAAAGCCGATCGGCAAAGTATTGATAGGCACAGTAAAGGGAGATCTCCACGATATAGGGAAGAATATAGTGAGCATGATGCTGAAGGGCGCATGTTTCGAAATAGACGATCTGGGTATAGACGTAAGCCCGCAGAAATTCATAGACGCCGCCAGGAGTAAAGAGATAGACATAATCGCCATGTCGTCGCTTCTCACCACATCTATGAATGCTATGCGCGATACGATCAACGGGCTTAATACGGCAGGCCTGCGCGATAAGGTGAAGATTCTGGTAGGCGGCGCACCTATAACCCAGGAATTCGCCAGTTCCATCGGCGCCGACGGTTATGCCAGGGATGCCGCGACCGCTGTGGATAAAGCCAAAGAATTATTGAAGAGATAA
- the asnB gene encoding asparagine synthase (glutamine-hydrolyzing), with product MCGICGYIHFDSTKRPSEGILRSMMDTIAPRGPDDAGVFIGGPAALGHRRLSIIDLKTGHQPMFSNDGSKAIVYNGEVYNFIELKTALLGKGHVFNTNSDTEVVLHAYEEYGEDCVKHFNGMFALAIWDSGKKTLFLARDRFGKKPLYYASFDNQFIFGSELKALLKHPAVKKEIDLNALGKYLAYEYVPSPYSIFKNIYKLEAGSRISVKGAAVHKDRYWDLSFNTQKKFDHREVRLRVLELLKESVRKRLISDVPLGVFLSGGIDSSAVVCMMAELMEPKDIKTFSIGFKEKSFDESSDARRVAEYFGTDHHEEILSPEVMLDVFPRILDLLDEPFADSSIIPTYLVSKFTRQHVKVALGGDGGDELFLGYPSFMAHKLDSYFGFVPASLKKLPLKLLLKCMKPSNDYMSLYFKAMRFSRGLDFPEATRHQAWIGSFTPDEQDALLIPSGDSSRRPDVYDITEKYFKNAKALDPLDRAIYIYVKTYMTDDILTKVDRASMANSLEVRAPFLDTEFTEYVTGIPASFKLKNFTTKWILKEALKGKLPEQNISKSKQGFAVPVAKWLKEDLKGLLLDAFEKTKIERQGIFNYSYVDGLIKEFLANKNDTRKEIWALFMFEMWYDKWMK from the coding sequence ATGTGCGGTATCTGCGGCTATATACATTTCGATAGTACGAAGCGGCCATCGGAGGGTATCCTGCGGTCGATGATGGATACGATAGCCCCTCGCGGCCCCGACGATGCCGGTGTTTTCATTGGCGGGCCCGCCGCGCTCGGCCACAGGCGATTATCCATAATAGACCTGAAGACCGGTCACCAGCCGATGTTCAGCAATGACGGCTCGAAGGCAATAGTCTATAACGGCGAAGTCTATAATTTTATCGAGCTGAAGACGGCCCTGCTGGGCAAGGGTCACGTTTTTAATACAAATTCCGATACCGAAGTCGTCCTTCATGCTTATGAAGAATACGGCGAAGATTGCGTAAAACATTTTAACGGAATGTTTGCCCTCGCCATATGGGACTCAGGGAAGAAGACCTTATTCCTAGCAAGAGACCGTTTCGGTAAAAAACCCCTCTATTACGCTTCTTTCGATAACCAATTCATATTTGGTTCAGAATTGAAAGCCCTCCTGAAGCATCCTGCCGTTAAGAAAGAGATAGACCTGAATGCCCTCGGCAAATACCTTGCATATGAATATGTCCCGAGCCCGTATTCCATATTCAAGAATATCTACAAGCTGGAGGCCGGCTCGCGCATTTCTGTAAAGGGCGCTGCGGTCCATAAGGACCGCTACTGGGATCTCAGCTTCAATACTCAAAAAAAATTCGATCACAGAGAAGTCCGCCTACGCGTTCTGGAGCTTTTAAAAGAATCCGTGCGGAAGCGCCTCATAAGCGATGTACCGCTCGGGGTCTTCCTGTCGGGCGGAATCGACTCCTCGGCCGTCGTTTGCATGATGGCCGAGCTTATGGAGCCCAAGGATATAAAGACTTTTTCCATCGGTTTTAAAGAAAAATCCTTCGATGAATCGAGCGATGCCAGGAGAGTAGCGGAATATTTCGGAACCGACCATCATGAAGAGATACTGAGCCCCGAGGTAATGCTTGACGTTTTTCCCAGGATACTGGATCTTTTGGACGAACCCTTCGCGGATTCATCGATAATACCCACTTATCTTGTATCGAAATTCACCAGGCAGCACGTCAAAGTCGCTCTCGGCGGCGACGGCGGAGATGAATTATTCCTGGGGTATCCGTCGTTCATGGCGCATAAGCTGGACAGCTATTTCGGTTTTGTCCCCGCCTCCTTAAAGAAGTTGCCCTTGAAGCTGCTGCTAAAATGTATGAAGCCGTCAAACGATTATATGAGCCTCTATTTTAAGGCAATGCGTTTCTCTCGCGGCCTCGATTTTCCCGAGGCGACCCGCCATCAGGCCTGGATAGGATCGTTCACGCCCGATGAGCAAGATGCCCTATTGATCCCCAGCGGGGATTCATCCCGCAGGCCGGATGTATATGATATAACAGAGAAATATTTTAAGAATGCAAAGGCGCTCGATCCCCTGGACAGGGCGATATATATATATGTGAAGACTTATATGACAGATGATATTCTGACAAAAGTTGACAGGGCCAGCATGGCCAATTCTCTCGAGGTCAGAGCGCCGTTCCTGGATACAGAATTTACGGAGTATGTCACCGGCATACCGGCGTCATTTAAGCTTAAGAATTTTACCACCAAATGGATATTGAAAGAGGCGTTAAAGGGTAAGCTTCCGGAACAGAATATAAGTAAATCGAAGCAGGGGTTTGCGGTCCCGGTCGCCAAATGGCTCAAGGAAGACCTTAAAGGGCTCCTGCTGGACGCTTTTGAAAAGACGAAGATCGAGCGGCAGGGTATATTCAATTATTCCTACGTGGACGGCCTTATAAAAGAGTTCCTGGCGAACAAAAATGATACCAGAAAAGAAATTTGGGCGCTTTTTATGTTTGAAATGTGGTATGATAAGTGGATGAAATAA